One region of Mesobacillus boroniphilus genomic DNA includes:
- a CDS encoding ATP-binding protein, with protein MDLLTVLVLNLIFILITTFAFQYFIVNRYTKIYRKYKKPLIITLSAIQILFCMSFTVTGNENFIFDLRLIPVVVGGIYGGPSVSISLFLFVVIARIPFGGSGVWVNFFNMLTITGFISYISIKFNFFTLARKLFTVVGIAISYTVLIFLMKAAIFNEPSELSFIFIYALTVSVGIFIVTYYLEIIRQNYFLHNAVIKSDKIEVVSHLAASVSHEVRNPLTVTRGFLQMLKDPSIEEEKRLYYLNTAIYELDRAETIIKDYLTFAKPQSETTSTICVQNEIEKALELVLPYANHFSVKIKKDLMTGLNVIGESSKFHQCILNIIKNGIEAMPNGGDLIISCREMANNYASITIKDTGCGMSAQQLAKLGEPYFSTKAEKGTGLGMMVVNKIIHDMGGTVEVKSKLNEGTQFKITLPLNDIEKRET; from the coding sequence ATGGACCTTTTAACAGTTCTTGTATTGAATCTGATCTTCATCTTGATTACAACTTTTGCGTTTCAATACTTTATTGTCAACCGATATACGAAAATATATCGAAAGTACAAAAAACCGTTAATTATTACTTTATCCGCAATCCAAATCCTGTTCTGTATGTCTTTTACTGTGACTGGAAATGAAAATTTCATTTTTGACCTCCGCTTGATCCCTGTTGTGGTTGGAGGAATTTATGGCGGACCTTCTGTAAGCATCAGTTTGTTCCTCTTCGTGGTCATTGCCAGAATACCGTTTGGCGGAAGCGGCGTGTGGGTGAACTTTTTCAATATGCTTACCATCACTGGTTTTATTTCATACATATCCATTAAATTCAACTTTTTCACTCTGGCCAGAAAGCTTTTTACTGTTGTTGGTATCGCCATTTCCTATACTGTATTAATTTTTCTTATGAAGGCAGCGATTTTCAATGAACCTTCGGAACTCTCATTCATATTTATTTATGCACTGACCGTCTCAGTAGGAATCTTTATTGTTACTTATTATCTTGAAATCATAAGGCAAAATTATTTTCTACATAATGCTGTAATCAAATCAGATAAAATTGAAGTGGTTTCTCATCTAGCTGCAAGCGTAAGCCATGAGGTCCGCAATCCACTAACTGTTACGCGCGGATTTTTACAAATGCTCAAAGACCCTTCCATCGAGGAAGAAAAAAGGCTTTATTATTTGAATACTGCAATTTATGAACTCGACCGGGCTGAAACGATTATAAAAGATTACTTGACTTTTGCGAAGCCTCAATCGGAAACGACATCGACAATCTGTGTGCAGAATGAAATCGAAAAAGCACTGGAATTAGTCCTTCCTTACGCGAATCATTTTTCAGTGAAAATCAAAAAAGACTTGATGACAGGCCTAAATGTGATTGGAGAGTCTTCCAAATTCCATCAATGCATTCTCAATATCATTAAAAATGGAATCGAGGCCATGCCAAATGGCGGGGATCTTATAATCAGCTGCCGGGAGATGGCAAATAATTATGCATCAATCACTATCAAAGATACAGGATGCGGCATGTCTGCCCAGCAACTAGCCAAACTTGGTGAGCCGTACTTTTCAACCAAGGCTGAAAAAGGCACCGGGCTTGGTATGATGGTCGTTAATAAGATCATCCACGATATGGGTGGTACGGTAGAAGTTAAAAGCAAACTTAACGAAGGCACTCAATTCAAGATCACATTACCGCTTAATGATATAGAAAAACGGGAGACGTAA
- a CDS encoding H-type small acid-soluble spore protein: MNIGRAKEIVESADMINVTYDGTPIIIQHVDEKTKMARIYSKSEPDVERDVPILNLIEE, from the coding sequence ATGAATATAGGCCGCGCAAAAGAAATTGTTGAGTCAGCAGATATGATTAATGTAACTTATGATGGGACGCCAATCATCATCCAGCATGTTGACGAGAAGACCAAAATGGCAAGAATTTATTCAAAATCAGAACCGGATGTCGAAAGAGACGTACCAATCTTGAATTTAATAGAGGAATAG
- the ytvI gene encoding sporulation integral membrane protein YtvI: MWKKWVWIAVVAAVIFFLVPYSLPLIFAMLTAVMLEGMVQWIIKKFSFKRLQAVIGVFISYVLLLGVIGYNLVSIIAHQAVSLSERTPTFVRDIYRTAILPLMGKWEFYSKNFPGEVIDQIEATIEKNINTLDSFLQQFIAGIINLLTAIPGFMIEFLVYLIALFLFSLELPNLKKKLESHLKEQTRQKVFLVGSQLNKAGIGFLKAQVILSLVTFIMAMAGLSILGVKYTGLLSLLIVIVDILPILGTGSVLVPWAVIAILQDNHFLGIGLIILFLVITVVRRVIEPKIYSSNLGISPLASLISMYIGLKLLGLAGIFIGPIFVIIYDTLRKANVIRLNFKI, encoded by the coding sequence ATGTGGAAAAAATGGGTATGGATTGCAGTGGTTGCTGCAGTTATTTTTTTCCTTGTTCCTTATAGCCTTCCACTCATTTTTGCTATGTTAACAGCAGTCATGCTTGAAGGAATGGTTCAATGGATTATAAAAAAATTTTCATTTAAGCGGCTTCAGGCTGTGATTGGTGTATTTATCAGCTATGTACTCCTGCTTGGTGTGATTGGGTATAACCTCGTTTCGATAATCGCCCATCAAGCGGTTTCATTATCTGAGCGAACTCCTACATTCGTAAGGGATATATACAGGACAGCAATTCTCCCTTTGATGGGCAAATGGGAATTTTATTCAAAAAACTTCCCGGGAGAAGTCATTGACCAGATTGAGGCGACGATCGAAAAGAATATCAATACACTTGATTCGTTCCTGCAGCAATTCATTGCAGGTATAATCAATCTGCTTACGGCAATCCCAGGGTTCATGATTGAATTTCTCGTTTATCTTATTGCGTTATTCTTGTTCAGTCTTGAACTACCTAATCTTAAAAAGAAGCTGGAATCCCATTTGAAGGAGCAAACGCGCCAGAAGGTGTTCCTGGTTGGAAGCCAGCTGAACAAGGCAGGAATAGGCTTTTTAAAAGCGCAGGTTATCCTGAGCTTAGTCACCTTTATCATGGCCATGGCAGGCTTGAGCATTCTTGGGGTTAAATATACCGGACTGCTGTCATTATTGATTGTCATTGTCGATATCCTGCCGATTCTCGGAACCGGATCGGTACTGGTGCCATGGGCCGTGATTGCGATTCTGCAGGATAATCATTTTCTGGGAATTGGACTAATTATTTTGTTCCTGGTAATCACTGTTGTCCGCAGGGTGATCGAGCCAAAGATTTATTCATCAAACCTTGGCATCTCGCCGCTTGCCTCTTTGATCAGCATGTATATTGGACTCAAACTTCTCGGGCTTGCAGGTATTTTTATCGGTCCGATTTTCGTGATCATCTATGACACTTTAAGAAAGGCAAATGTAATTCGGTTGAATTTTAAGATTTAA
- a CDS encoding DNA-3-methyladenine glycosylase, with product MVAEDWGILQALDKKFYQQPTLELAVSLLGCTLVKESEEGTAAGIIVETEAYIGPMDKAAHSYNNRRTKRTEIMFHEAGLAYTYVMHTHTLFNVVSGEIDNPEAVLIRAIEPLQGIDLMVKRRGMPESVNLTNGPGKLTKAMGINITDYGHPLTEKPLYITKGLVPESISSGKRIGIDNSGEAKDYPWRFWITGNRYVSRHQNAEKIIAVKDDVKNGGTK from the coding sequence ATGGTGGCGGAAGATTGGGGCATTCTCCAGGCATTAGACAAGAAATTCTATCAGCAGCCCACTCTTGAATTGGCCGTTTCGCTGCTGGGATGCACTTTGGTGAAAGAATCTGAAGAAGGAACAGCTGCAGGAATAATCGTGGAGACAGAAGCCTATATCGGTCCTATGGATAAAGCGGCGCACAGTTATAACAACCGCAGGACGAAAAGAACTGAGATCATGTTCCATGAAGCTGGTTTGGCCTATACTTATGTTATGCACACCCATACACTCTTCAATGTTGTCAGCGGAGAGATAGACAATCCAGAGGCTGTCTTGATCAGGGCCATCGAACCTCTTCAAGGAATCGATTTAATGGTGAAGCGCAGAGGCATGCCGGAATCAGTCAATCTCACCAATGGACCTGGAAAGCTAACGAAAGCAATGGGCATAAATATAACTGATTACGGGCATCCCTTAACAGAGAAGCCACTTTACATCACAAAAGGGCTTGTGCCAGAGAGTATTTCCTCAGGCAAGAGAATAGGCATCGATAATTCCGGAGAGGCAAAAGATTATCCGTGGCGTTTTTGGATTACCGGCAATCGCTATGTATCACGACATCAGAATGCCGAAAAGATAATAGCTGTAAAAGATGATGTTAAAAACGGAGGAACAAAATGA
- a CDS encoding D-glycero-alpha-D-manno-heptose-1,7-bisphosphate 7-phosphatase, translating to MKKAIFLDRDGVLNEVLSERVKFVNRPEELYLLKGAAEAVAELSKAGYEIFVVTNQGGVGLGFLKEKRLHEIHDHMVKMIREHGGHIKEVAYCPHKPKAGCECRKPNAGMLLDLAERHDIDLTGSVMVGDHERDIEAGKKAGCKTVFIGTEETSADQKAPSLQAAVPLILELLE from the coding sequence ATGAAGAAAGCAATATTTTTGGACAGGGATGGAGTCCTCAATGAAGTTTTATCCGAACGTGTAAAATTCGTTAACCGGCCTGAAGAACTTTATCTCCTGAAGGGAGCCGCTGAAGCAGTCGCAGAATTGAGCAAGGCTGGCTATGAAATTTTTGTTGTCACCAATCAGGGAGGAGTCGGACTTGGATTCCTGAAAGAAAAGCGTCTGCATGAAATTCATGACCACATGGTAAAGATGATCAGGGAACATGGCGGCCATATTAAAGAAGTTGCCTACTGCCCGCATAAACCGAAGGCAGGCTGCGAATGCCGCAAACCAAATGCCGGAATGCTTCTTGACCTTGCAGAAAGACACGATATCGATTTGACAGGCAGTGTCATGGTTGGAGATCATGAGCGCGATATAGAAGCCGGCAAAAAAGCTGGCTGCAAGACCGTCTTCATAGGGACCGAAGAAACAAGTGCCGATCAGAAGGCTCCCTCACTCCAGGCAGCCGTTCCGTTAATTCTTGAGCTCTTGGAATAA